The following are encoded together in the Geobacter sulfurreducens PCA genome:
- the gltX gene encoding glutamate--tRNA ligase yields the protein MSDVRLRFAPSPTGYLHVGGARTALFNWLLARKQGGTFILRIEDTDVARSTQESVDAILQGMEWLGLDWDEGPFYQSERFPVYREFVERLLAEGKAYRCYCTPEELEARREQAMKEGRKPKYDGTCRDLVTQDADRPFVVRFRAPHEGVTAFDDLIKGRIAFNNEELDDLIIQRTDGTPTYNFVVVIDDATMGITTVIRGDDHINNTPRQILLYEALGYPVPRFAHVPMILGADKTRLSKRHGATSVMAYRDMGFLPEAMVNYLVRLGWSHGDEEIFSRQDLVEKFTIEAVGKSAGVFNPDKLLWLNHHYIKESSPERLAELLVPFLRERGVDPSTGPSLPQVVKTLQERSRTLVEMADGALFYYRSEISYDEEAAAKHLVPGTLPLLASLAEKLDACADFSHSGLEAAFKEFIAEKGIKFGQLGPAVRVSLCGGTASPGIYEVVEALGKDETLRRLRRAVAYLEQ from the coding sequence ATGTCCGACGTACGTTTGCGCTTCGCGCCGAGCCCCACGGGCTATCTCCACGTGGGGGGAGCGCGTACCGCACTTTTCAATTGGCTGCTGGCCCGCAAGCAGGGCGGTACATTCATCCTGCGCATCGAGGATACCGATGTTGCCCGTTCCACCCAGGAATCGGTTGATGCCATCCTCCAGGGGATGGAATGGCTCGGCCTCGACTGGGATGAGGGGCCTTTCTATCAATCCGAGCGCTTTCCCGTCTACCGGGAGTTCGTGGAACGGCTCCTGGCCGAGGGAAAGGCGTACCGCTGCTACTGCACGCCCGAGGAGTTGGAGGCGCGGCGCGAACAGGCCATGAAGGAGGGGCGCAAGCCCAAGTATGACGGTACCTGCCGCGATCTTGTCACTCAGGACGCCGACAGGCCCTTTGTGGTCCGCTTCAGGGCCCCCCACGAAGGGGTGACAGCCTTCGACGATCTGATCAAAGGCCGGATCGCCTTTAACAACGAGGAGCTGGACGACCTGATCATACAGCGCACCGACGGAACCCCCACCTATAACTTCGTGGTGGTTATCGACGATGCAACCATGGGGATCACCACCGTCATCCGCGGTGACGATCATATCAACAACACTCCCCGCCAGATTCTGCTCTACGAGGCCCTGGGCTACCCGGTGCCCCGTTTTGCCCACGTGCCGATGATCCTCGGCGCCGACAAGACCCGGCTTTCCAAACGGCATGGCGCCACGAGCGTCATGGCTTACCGCGACATGGGGTTTCTGCCCGAAGCGATGGTCAATTACCTGGTGCGGCTCGGCTGGAGCCACGGGGACGAAGAGATATTCAGCCGGCAGGACCTTGTCGAGAAGTTCACGATTGAAGCGGTGGGCAAGTCTGCAGGGGTGTTCAATCCGGACAAGCTCCTCTGGCTCAACCATCACTACATCAAAGAGAGCTCGCCCGAGCGACTCGCGGAGCTTCTGGTGCCGTTTCTCCGGGAGCGGGGTGTCGACCCCTCGACCGGACCGAGCCTCCCTCAAGTGGTCAAGACTCTTCAGGAGCGGTCGCGGACTCTCGTTGAGATGGCCGACGGTGCCCTGTTCTACTATCGGAGCGAAATCAGCTATGACGAGGAGGCAGCCGCCAAGCATCTGGTGCCGGGGACGCTTCCTCTGCTTGCCTCGCTCGCGGAGAAACTCGACGCGTGTGCCGATTTCAGCCATTCGGGGCTCGAGGCCGCATTCAAGGAGTTCATTGCGGAAAAGGGGATCAAATTCGGGCAACTGGGACCGGCCGTGCGCGTTTCTCTGTGCGGCGGCACCGCTTCACCCGGTATCTACGAGGTTGTAGAGGCTCTCGGCAAGGACGAGACGCTGCGGCGGCTGCGCCGGGCCGTGGCATATCTGGAGCAGTAG
- a CDS encoding response regulator translates to MSDKKQLGDLLVEAGIITMKTLERALERQKGSGKRLGQVLEEMGVINGDELIDALSKQFAFKTVRGFADYAFPPELLALVPQDIAVQKQVFPIKQKDNMLALAVNDPFDVETIDFLAKKNGVQIIPVLATRQDLLAAIEKHYLHGKAKDSQRQKILVVEDTPPVATIIQVALHKEGFDVLLAGDGVEGLKTAVVEKPDLIICDSVMPRMDGFSLMRAVRSNPTIADTPMILLTSKATGEDEQRALEAGFIDFIAKPVQPIRIVTRVRRAFDLLKRFK, encoded by the coding sequence ATGTCGGACAAGAAGCAGTTGGGCGATCTTCTCGTGGAGGCTGGGATCATCACGATGAAGACCCTTGAGCGGGCCCTCGAACGCCAGAAGGGGAGCGGCAAACGCCTCGGCCAGGTTCTGGAAGAGATGGGGGTCATTAACGGCGACGAATTGATCGATGCTCTTTCAAAACAGTTTGCCTTCAAGACGGTGAGAGGATTCGCGGACTATGCGTTCCCCCCCGAGCTGCTCGCTCTTGTGCCCCAGGACATCGCGGTGCAGAAGCAGGTGTTTCCCATCAAGCAGAAGGACAACATGCTGGCGCTCGCCGTCAATGACCCCTTCGACGTAGAAACAATCGATTTTTTGGCCAAAAAGAACGGGGTACAGATCATCCCGGTCCTGGCCACCCGCCAGGACCTGCTGGCTGCGATCGAAAAGCACTACCTGCACGGTAAAGCCAAGGATTCCCAGCGTCAGAAGATCCTGGTGGTTGAGGATACGCCACCGGTGGCCACGATCATCCAGGTGGCCCTGCACAAGGAAGGATTCGATGTCCTGTTGGCCGGCGACGGCGTGGAAGGGCTCAAAACCGCCGTGGTGGAAAAGCCCGACCTGATCATCTGCGACTCGGTCATGCCCCGCATGGATGGATTCAGCCTCATGCGGGCGGTACGGTCAAACCCCACGATCGCAGACACCCCCATGATCCTCCTGACCTCCAAGGCCACCGGCGAGGACGAGCAGCGGGCTCTGGAGGCCGGCTTCATTGATTTCATCGCCAAGCCGGTTCAGCCCATCCGGATCGTAACACGCGTGCGGCGGGCCTTCGACCTCCTGAAACGGTTCAAATAA
- a CDS encoding ammonium transporter, with protein sequence MDSLSMVTGLRNSADVLFLMLGAVMVFAMHAGFAFLEVGTVRKKNQVNAFVKILTDWSVSTVAYFLVGFPISYGISFLVPAGDLLGTTQGYDLVRYFFLLCFAACIPAIISGGIAERAKFWPQVLAGAIFAGVSYPLFESLIWGQNASLLQGFFKSVGGAEFHDFAGSVVVHSVGGWLALPAVLVLGPRMGRYVRGKSHPIPISNIPFLALGSWILAVGWFGFNVMSAGHVEKISGLVAVNSLLAMVGGVLAAIVAGRNDPGFVHNGALAGLIAICAGSDIMHPLAAFATGAVASVIFVYGFQYEQERLKIDDVLGVWPLHGVIGTWGGIAAGIFGQPLFGGMGGVSFVSQFLGSLAAVVFALVNGFLVYGILSRTVGIRLTDEQEFAGADLSIHQIGAYPEDHVR encoded by the coding sequence ATGGACTCTCTGTCAATGGTGACAGGTCTCAGGAACAGTGCCGACGTGCTGTTTCTCATGCTGGGTGCGGTCATGGTCTTTGCCATGCACGCAGGCTTCGCATTCCTGGAAGTGGGCACCGTCCGCAAGAAAAACCAGGTCAATGCCTTTGTAAAGATCCTCACCGACTGGTCCGTTTCAACCGTGGCCTATTTTCTGGTGGGATTCCCCATTTCCTACGGAATATCCTTTCTCGTACCTGCCGGCGACCTTCTTGGCACCACCCAGGGATACGACCTAGTCCGCTACTTTTTCCTGCTCTGTTTCGCAGCATGCATCCCGGCGATCATCTCGGGCGGAATCGCGGAGCGGGCCAAGTTCTGGCCCCAGGTTTTGGCGGGTGCCATCTTTGCCGGCGTCTCCTACCCCCTGTTCGAATCCCTGATCTGGGGCCAGAACGCCTCGCTGCTCCAAGGCTTTTTCAAAAGCGTGGGCGGAGCTGAATTCCACGACTTCGCCGGTTCGGTTGTCGTCCACTCCGTCGGAGGCTGGCTGGCTCTGCCGGCCGTGCTGGTACTGGGTCCCCGCATGGGGCGCTACGTGCGCGGCAAGTCGCATCCCATCCCCATCAGCAACATACCGTTCCTGGCGCTCGGCTCCTGGATTCTCGCCGTGGGGTGGTTCGGCTTCAATGTCATGAGCGCGGGGCATGTGGAAAAAATCTCGGGGCTGGTGGCGGTCAACTCGCTCCTGGCAATGGTCGGCGGCGTACTCGCAGCCATTGTTGCCGGGCGGAATGACCCCGGCTTCGTTCACAACGGCGCCTTGGCCGGCCTCATCGCCATCTGTGCTGGCAGCGACATCATGCACCCCCTTGCAGCCTTCGCCACCGGTGCCGTTGCCTCCGTCATCTTCGTCTACGGCTTCCAGTACGAGCAGGAACGGCTCAAGATCGACGACGTACTTGGTGTCTGGCCCCTCCACGGTGTCATCGGCACCTGGGGCGGCATTGCTGCGGGGATATTCGGTCAGCCGCTGTTCGGAGGCATGGGTGGCGTCTCCTTCGTTTCCCAATTCCTGGGAAGCCTCGCGGCCGTGGTCTTCGCACTTGTTAACGGTTTCCTGGTCTATGGCATTCTCTCCCGCACCGTGGGCATCCGGCTAACCGATGAACAGGAGTTTGCCGGCGCCGACCTTTCGATCCACCAGATTGGCGCCTATCCCGAAGACCATGTGCGCTAA
- a CDS encoding acetoin utilization protein AcuC, giving the protein MPARTALIYSNDFARFSYGDDHPFKIQRFILAFELMRAYGLMELPNVKILDCPRAAEEALLTFHAPDYLDRLREFSESDDARADFRYGLGDLDNPVFRGLYDWARLGAGGTIEAARLVAEEGYDIAFNLAGGWHHAHRAKASGFSYLNDAVVAINLLLEKGLRVAYLDIDAHHGDGVQEAFYDTDRVLTISIHESGMYFFPGTGFEGETGTGAGTGYSVNIPLVAHADDALFMKAFDEVAFPLLAAYNPDVLVTQLGADTFRTDPLTRLEVTTHSYTYILRKLKALGIPWVAVGGGGYNLVNVARAWTLAWGVMNGVELPPRLPDSFVSIIGRLGYPNRMLLDAMHWAQEDDRNQALDAVERSIAVIRKTIFPVIIGSYGETSGE; this is encoded by the coding sequence TTGCCAGCCAGAACAGCCCTCATATACTCGAACGATTTCGCCCGGTTCAGCTACGGCGACGATCACCCGTTCAAGATCCAGCGTTTCATTCTCGCCTTTGAGCTCATGCGCGCCTATGGCCTCATGGAGCTTCCGAACGTCAAAATCCTCGACTGCCCCCGAGCTGCGGAAGAGGCACTGCTTACCTTTCACGCGCCCGACTATCTCGATCGTCTCAGGGAATTCAGCGAGTCGGACGATGCCCGCGCCGATTTCCGGTACGGTCTCGGCGATCTGGACAACCCGGTTTTCCGGGGGCTCTACGACTGGGCACGGCTGGGTGCCGGAGGGACCATCGAGGCGGCCCGGCTGGTTGCCGAGGAGGGCTATGACATCGCCTTCAATCTTGCGGGGGGGTGGCATCACGCCCATCGGGCCAAGGCATCGGGATTCTCCTATCTGAACGACGCGGTCGTGGCCATCAACCTGCTCCTGGAAAAGGGCCTGCGGGTGGCGTACCTCGATATCGATGCCCACCACGGCGACGGAGTGCAGGAAGCGTTTTACGATACGGACCGGGTCCTGACCATTTCGATTCACGAGAGCGGCATGTACTTCTTTCCCGGCACCGGTTTCGAGGGGGAAACCGGCACCGGCGCGGGCACGGGGTATTCGGTCAATATCCCGCTGGTGGCCCACGCCGACGATGCGCTTTTCATGAAGGCCTTCGACGAAGTGGCGTTTCCGCTTCTCGCCGCCTATAATCCCGACGTCCTCGTGACTCAACTGGGCGCCGACACCTTCCGTACCGATCCTCTCACGCGGCTTGAGGTGACGACTCATAGCTACACCTATATCCTGCGCAAGCTCAAGGCGCTCGGCATCCCCTGGGTTGCCGTGGGAGGGGGCGGATACAACCTGGTCAATGTGGCCAGGGCCTGGACCCTTGCCTGGGGGGTGATGAACGGGGTCGAACTGCCGCCCCGACTGCCGGATTCGTTTGTGTCGATCATCGGCCGGCTCGGCTATCCCAACAGGATGCTCCTCGATGCCATGCACTGGGCCCAGGAGGACGACCGCAACCAGGCACTGGACGCGGTGGAGCGAAGCATAGCTGTCATCCGGAAGACGATTTTTCCGGTGATCATCGGTTCCTATGGCGAGACTTCCGGGGAATGA
- a CDS encoding ABC transporter ATP-binding protein: protein MDSAHDGEGLFHKLMHGLAPSFFHKEGCDCRVDLTDTRGVSIRIENLNKYFGEKHVLKDVNLAINAGETFCIIGPSGTGKSVLLRHIVKLDRPDSGEIFIDGHPVFVNAGKDTPSDYRYSMVFQSSALFNSLTVGENVGLWLREKRICKEHRIREIIREKLAMVGLENTEQLKTSELSGGMKKRVAIARSLAMNPDLILYDEPTAELDPVTTDELANTILKLKETTKNTTIIVTHDLNFALYVSDRIAMMHDGRIVDVGTPTEIKASQNPIVRGFIYTTTKGIKGE from the coding sequence ATGGATTCGGCACACGATGGCGAAGGGCTCTTTCATAAACTGATGCACGGTCTTGCCCCTTCCTTTTTCCACAAGGAGGGGTGCGACTGTCGGGTTGACCTGACCGATACCCGCGGGGTTTCCATCAGGATCGAGAATCTCAACAAGTATTTCGGCGAAAAGCATGTCCTGAAGGATGTCAATCTGGCCATCAATGCGGGCGAGACCTTCTGCATCATCGGACCGTCGGGAACCGGCAAGAGCGTTCTCCTGCGTCATATCGTCAAGCTGGATCGTCCCGACAGCGGAGAGATCTTCATCGACGGCCATCCGGTCTTCGTCAACGCGGGGAAGGATACGCCGAGCGACTACCGCTACAGCATGGTGTTCCAGTCGTCGGCTTTGTTCAACTCCCTGACCGTGGGCGAGAACGTGGGGCTCTGGCTGCGCGAGAAGCGGATCTGCAAGGAACATCGCATCCGGGAGATCATCCGCGAGAAGCTGGCCATGGTGGGCTTGGAGAATACCGAGCAGCTCAAGACGTCGGAACTGTCGGGGGGCATGAAGAAGCGGGTTGCCATTGCCCGGTCCCTGGCCATGAACCCCGATCTCATACTGTATGACGAACCGACGGCGGAGTTGGATCCCGTGACCACCGACGAACTGGCGAATACCATCCTGAAGCTCAAGGAGACGACGAAGAACACCACCATAATCGTGACTCACGACCTGAACTTCGCCCTCTATGTCTCGGACCGCATCGCCATGATGCACGACGGGCGGATCGTCGATGTCGGCACCCCAACGGAGATCAAGGCAAGTCAAAACCCGATTGTGAGGGGGTTCATCTACACGACCACCAAGGGGATCAAGGGCGAATGA
- a CDS encoding DmsE family decaheme c-type cytochrome, which produces MRGYGKAFVALSVSLVVGVSLLAGCAALKQDRPLLPVREYERMIVGRLDAEYVGTDNCVARCHKHEKITDDFRHSVHGEQIRPETGLPLVNCESCHGPGSLAIEKVGEDVAYNDEHKVKCDTGKLLDIKNLHTPAQSLICLKCHTAASTPSLAHWNTGVHALNDVGCFDCHKLHQGSQQKVSREEMAEMCYSCHPQVKAEAQLFSHHPLRERKMACTDCHEPHGSTQEHLLRGNTVKEMCTRCHMDKQGPFAFEHGDVTENCSTCHTPHGSVSNHLLNAAMPFLCLQCHSGHFYTLDADPATASQNRRLFANRCTDCHSQIHGTDMPSAEGRAWFLQ; this is translated from the coding sequence ATGAGAGGATACGGAAAAGCGTTTGTTGCACTGAGTGTCTCACTGGTCGTCGGCGTCTCGCTTCTCGCGGGCTGCGCGGCGCTCAAGCAGGACCGTCCGCTCCTGCCGGTCAGGGAGTATGAACGGATGATCGTTGGGCGTCTCGATGCGGAGTACGTGGGGACCGACAACTGTGTGGCCCGTTGCCACAAGCATGAAAAGATAACCGACGATTTCCGCCATAGCGTCCACGGCGAGCAGATCCGCCCCGAAACAGGCCTCCCCCTGGTTAACTGCGAATCATGCCACGGGCCGGGAAGCCTGGCCATCGAGAAGGTCGGGGAAGATGTGGCGTACAACGACGAACACAAAGTCAAGTGCGACACCGGCAAGCTCCTCGACATCAAAAATCTGCATACCCCCGCTCAATCGCTCATCTGCCTCAAATGTCATACCGCCGCATCAACGCCGAGTCTTGCCCACTGGAACACCGGTGTTCATGCCTTGAACGACGTCGGCTGCTTCGACTGCCACAAGCTTCACCAGGGCTCCCAGCAGAAGGTGAGCCGGGAGGAGATGGCGGAGATGTGCTACAGCTGCCATCCCCAGGTGAAGGCCGAAGCCCAGCTCTTTTCACACCATCCGCTCCGGGAGAGGAAAATGGCGTGCACCGACTGTCATGAGCCCCATGGTTCCACCCAGGAGCACCTTCTGCGGGGCAACACGGTCAAGGAGATGTGTACCCGCTGCCACATGGACAAACAGGGCCCCTTTGCCTTCGAGCATGGCGACGTGACCGAGAACTGCTCCACCTGCCACACTCCCCACGGCTCGGTCAGCAACCACCTCCTGAACGCGGCGATGCCGTTCCTGTGCCTCCAGTGCCATTCGGGCCATTTCTACACCCTCGACGCGGACCCGGCGACTGCGTCCCAGAACAGGCGGCTTTTCGCCAACCGCTGTACCGACTGCCATTCACAGATTCACGGAACCGATATGCCTTCCGCCGAAGGGCGTGCCTGGTTCCTGCAGTGA
- a CDS encoding outer membrane channel lipoprotein codes for MKELMRLRAKLALAFVLLAAAIPAGAGCEELVAAAEPEDLSYVSVVPQESVTEEGEYVEVPLEEVNVRTRQIVDLSAGYRFVDVSRDGSRAAEYDRLRSSGAGRFTVGSVGRDLKLVVEGEYLNTKDYNASLLFDYKGYYRLNLRTEALYHNLDHEAPHVPIAADLNPTDEYGMYVRQDSINFRYKFHDYPIHLNIGHWMLVRDGYSQLRFSDYGFDESPNPADLDANNQDRRNRLLFQSRPVKNHTQEGTIGFDAHLGPVNILYTFLIRQLDDGIAPPGFQFAPRYDENGDLLRSAGLLQHNTTPESRYYSHTAKLYTSLTGGIIGSASYSYGKRDNQSSLTTVAGADQTSNTLQNVAGDFVYTPCQWFSFSTKYRHQEIDRDAPSVVQVPSLSNPVVSVRSGMDTRRDVISVNFSLRPNTILTFNGEYRGDFQQRSNTGTDVDRWRLPDTTSSNRGTMTLLYRPFKGMRLRALYAYTATDSPSYGTEAENRHEGNILASYTMAGRWGVTASYKIVRENNDHITQDVTTFDDPPLHGTLTLPRDRRSVHGAASVWFAPLEALMVSVSAGYLRDHSDQAILLSRFLLGGYAGTKYTSEAQIISLNASYRFTELVDLSLALQQVRSLSDFKPEDTTADGISTFLIRDVSQAKTIENSLSARVNYHLSRLVSCGLDYSYRDYDNKLSSLYEGNVHQVTALVRAKW; via the coding sequence GTGAAGGAACTCATGAGGCTAAGAGCAAAGCTGGCGCTGGCATTTGTGTTGCTTGCGGCGGCAATTCCGGCCGGTGCCGGATGCGAGGAGCTTGTTGCGGCGGCAGAGCCGGAGGATCTCTCCTATGTGTCCGTTGTTCCGCAGGAGAGTGTCACGGAAGAAGGTGAGTACGTCGAAGTACCCCTTGAGGAGGTTAACGTCCGCACGCGGCAAATTGTCGATCTTTCCGCCGGCTACCGGTTTGTCGATGTCAGCCGTGATGGGAGCCGGGCCGCTGAATACGATCGTCTCCGGTCGAGCGGGGCGGGGCGGTTCACCGTCGGTTCCGTGGGCAGGGATCTCAAGCTGGTTGTTGAGGGCGAATACCTCAATACCAAGGACTACAACGCGTCACTGCTGTTTGACTACAAGGGGTATTATCGGCTGAATCTCCGAACTGAGGCGCTCTATCACAACCTTGACCACGAAGCGCCACACGTTCCCATTGCGGCCGACCTGAACCCGACTGACGAGTACGGCATGTACGTGCGGCAGGACAGCATCAATTTCCGCTATAAGTTCCACGACTACCCCATTCACCTCAATATCGGCCACTGGATGCTGGTACGCGACGGCTACTCTCAGCTTCGCTTTTCCGATTACGGCTTCGACGAGTCGCCCAACCCGGCCGACCTGGACGCGAACAACCAGGACCGGCGCAACAGGCTCCTGTTTCAGAGCCGTCCCGTCAAGAACCACACCCAGGAGGGAACCATCGGCTTTGACGCCCATCTGGGACCGGTCAATATCCTCTACACCTTCCTGATCAGGCAGCTGGACGACGGCATCGCGCCGCCCGGCTTCCAGTTTGCGCCCCGCTATGACGAAAACGGCGACCTGCTCCGCAGCGCCGGGCTTCTCCAACACAACACGACACCGGAGAGCCGTTACTACTCCCATACCGCCAAGCTCTATACATCGCTTACGGGGGGGATCATCGGATCCGCCTCCTATTCATACGGGAAAAGGGATAACCAGTCGTCGCTCACGACCGTGGCCGGAGCCGACCAGACCTCCAATACACTGCAGAATGTGGCCGGAGATTTCGTCTATACCCCTTGCCAGTGGTTTTCGTTTTCGACTAAGTACCGGCACCAGGAGATCGACCGGGATGCGCCGTCCGTCGTCCAGGTGCCCTCGCTGTCGAACCCGGTTGTGAGTGTTCGCTCGGGCATGGATACGCGGCGCGATGTGATCTCGGTCAACTTTTCCCTCCGTCCGAACACCATCCTGACCTTCAATGGCGAGTATCGGGGTGACTTCCAGCAACGCTCGAACACCGGCACGGACGTTGACCGCTGGCGTCTGCCCGATACCACATCCTCAAACCGCGGCACAATGACCCTGCTGTATCGCCCGTTCAAGGGGATGCGCCTGCGGGCGCTGTACGCCTACACGGCCACCGACAGTCCGTCGTACGGCACCGAGGCTGAAAACCGCCATGAGGGGAACATCCTGGCCTCCTATACCATGGCCGGGCGGTGGGGAGTCACCGCCAGCTACAAGATCGTCCGTGAAAACAATGACCACATCACGCAGGACGTCACCACCTTCGACGATCCGCCGTTGCATGGAACCTTGACACTGCCTCGCGACCGCCGTTCGGTTCACGGCGCGGCGAGTGTCTGGTTCGCTCCCCTTGAGGCCCTCATGGTGAGCGTCAGTGCCGGATATCTCCGGGACCACTCCGATCAGGCAATCCTCCTGTCCCGCTTTCTCCTCGGAGGCTACGCAGGGACCAAGTACACATCCGAGGCGCAGATTATATCGTTGAACGCATCCTATCGGTTCACGGAGTTGGTCGATCTTTCACTGGCACTCCAGCAGGTGCGTTCGCTTTCCGATTTCAAACCCGAAGATACCACGGCCGACGGGATATCAACCTTTCTGATCAGGGACGTGTCGCAAGCGAAGACCATCGAGAACTCGCTCTCCGCGCGGGTCAACTACCATCTCTCGCGACTGGTTTCCTGCGGCCTCGATTATTCCTATCGGGATTACGACAATAAGCTGTCTTCCCTGTACGAAGGGAACGTGCATCAGGTAACCGCCCTTGTGAGGGCGAAGTGGTAG
- a CDS encoding ABC transporter substrate-binding protein, with protein MALKKLFIALTCMLCLCCGASSASAAGKLVAAVLTSDMERYRDAYRSFLKALAAKGYEEGAVEVVTQTPNPDPISWANSVRKFDAIKPDLLVTFGAPVTLAAKQETSGIPVVFVDVYGPVETGISRSMSQAGGSLCGVSSKVPVATLIKAMGDIRPIRTLGVLYNTREAGSILQLKEVKRVAAQQGFAVVEANVSSAAGLDTALTYLLGRADCLFVSESSVIGRGFDRIVRKATDARVAVISLTPGSSERGALVSLEISPTEQGQLAADYASKILSGRKPGELPVYTPRKVDLVLNMGVARTLDLHVPFKALSAATRVIK; from the coding sequence ATGGCGCTCAAAAAACTCTTCATAGCACTCACGTGCATGCTCTGCCTCTGCTGCGGCGCGTCGTCGGCGTCTGCGGCGGGCAAGCTGGTGGCTGCCGTGCTCACCAGCGATATGGAGCGTTACCGTGATGCGTACCGTTCGTTCCTCAAGGCTCTGGCGGCGAAAGGGTATGAGGAGGGGGCCGTGGAGGTGGTGACGCAGACGCCCAACCCTGACCCCATCTCCTGGGCGAACAGTGTGCGGAAATTCGATGCCATCAAGCCCGACCTGCTCGTGACGTTCGGTGCTCCCGTCACCCTTGCCGCAAAGCAGGAAACCAGCGGTATTCCCGTTGTGTTCGTGGACGTCTACGGGCCGGTCGAAACCGGCATCTCGCGCAGCATGTCCCAGGCGGGGGGAAGCCTCTGCGGAGTCAGCTCCAAGGTCCCCGTAGCAACGCTCATCAAGGCCATGGGCGATATCCGGCCCATCAGGACTCTGGGCGTCCTCTACAATACCCGGGAAGCCGGCTCAATCCTTCAGCTCAAGGAGGTCAAGCGCGTGGCGGCCCAGCAGGGGTTCGCGGTTGTCGAGGCGAATGTATCGTCCGCTGCGGGGCTCGATACGGCGCTTACCTATCTGCTCGGCCGCGCTGACTGCCTCTTCGTCTCCGAGAGTTCGGTGATCGGCAGAGGTTTCGACCGCATCGTCAGGAAGGCTACCGACGCACGTGTGGCGGTCATCTCACTTACGCCCGGCTCTTCCGAGCGGGGGGCGCTGGTTTCCCTCGAGATCAGCCCGACCGAGCAGGGGCAACTGGCGGCGGATTACGCATCCAAGATCCTTTCCGGCCGAAAACCGGGAGAGTTACCCGTCTACACACCACGTAAGGTTGACCTGGTGCTCAACATGGGAGTTGCCAGAACGCTGGATCTCCATGTACCATTCAAAGCATTGAGCGCCGCCACACGAGTGATCAAGTAG
- a CDS encoding response regulator — translation MGNILIVDDDRSFSQFLKKYIRQCFPALRVHTCSDPVRALGLIRKGDVDLLLVDYEMPVMDGEKVVRYACQVGMDRNRIIVLSSRDVDYLHQHFPLGTCLAVMNKYEAGQKAVLDMVLGSLQRKTSEAVCG, via the coding sequence ATGGGAAATATCCTGATCGTTGATGATGACAGATCGTTTTCGCAGTTTCTGAAAAAGTACATTCGTCAGTGCTTTCCCGCGCTGCGCGTGCATACCTGCTCGGACCCCGTCCGGGCCCTCGGACTCATCAGGAAGGGAGATGTGGATCTCCTCCTCGTGGATTACGAGATGCCTGTCATGGATGGGGAAAAGGTGGTTCGCTATGCCTGCCAGGTGGGCATGGACCGTAACAGGATCATCGTCCTGTCGAGTCGTGATGTGGACTATCTGCACCAGCACTTTCCCCTGGGAACCTGCCTGGCGGTCATGAACAAGTATGAGGCCGGCCAGAAAGCAGTGCTCGACATGGTATTGGGGTCACTGCAGCGCAAGACGTCGGAAGCGGTATGCGGGTAA
- a CDS encoding metallophosphoesterase family protein yields the protein MNTMKIVVLSDTHGNQRLALSILDLHEDAGHVVHLGDELQDADFLEDATGKTIIKVQGNCDCSPAHPREVSLELAGRRFLLTHGDIYHVKSGLERLRERAAAVDAAVVLFGHTHVACIETTDGILYVNPGCLKRGAGNLTYAVVTLTDGSITAEILPAVLP from the coding sequence ATGAATACTATGAAAATCGTGGTCCTCTCCGATACCCACGGCAATCAGCGCCTGGCACTGAGTATCCTCGACCTGCACGAAGATGCCGGCCACGTCGTTCATCTGGGCGACGAACTTCAGGATGCCGACTTCCTTGAGGATGCCACGGGAAAAACCATCATCAAAGTCCAAGGCAACTGCGACTGCTCCCCCGCCCACCCCCGCGAGGTGTCGCTGGAACTGGCCGGCCGGCGCTTTCTTCTGACCCATGGAGACATCTACCACGTCAAGTCGGGCCTTGAACGGCTCCGGGAACGGGCCGCCGCCGTTGACGCGGCAGTGGTCCTCTTCGGACATACCCACGTTGCCTGCATCGAAACAACCGACGGCATCCTCTACGTCAATCCGGGCTGCCTGAAGCGGGGAGCCGGCAACCTTACCTATGCCGTTGTAACCCTTACCGACGGCTCCATCACGGCGGAAATCCTCCCTGCCGTGCTTCCCTGA